A region from the Brassica napus cultivar Da-Ae chromosome C8, Da-Ae, whole genome shotgun sequence genome encodes:
- the LOC106414804 gene encoding uncharacterized protein LOC106414804, whose protein sequence is MDSTSAADNIREDAVSKVLGKDKPGRVRGFGRGITANKLAYLQFRDAKIAEMKSEIEELKGMVRELAEKKKSNVDAETSESSGGFKEGVRVQILDWIESEDVVVGEGEFCSAEPKYKIGRIPIGPNAVAIVVKYALSASASLWRPTTDVLTLDEAVGYKISWPMDKVILDKDPNCSEDLSMQSKEGEYRRCKIYDWTNDEDEVIAEGLVCSSKSKDMVNNIPLGPNAVSVEVVKVFNDQAYLWRPTADMFLIGDALSEKIAWPVLKVEVMPTPATEVTPTKCAGKKIASPSKPAKKKAVSPGSTSSTRSPKQKCTLLDCNNSGRKVAEGRVASTDPNELCHFVPLGPNASKVWIDVAKIGDAKVWRPNSEIEYISDAMGSVVAWPNDKIKFV, encoded by the exons ATGGACTCCACATCAGCTGCTGATAACATAAGGGAAGATGCTGTGAGCAAGGTTTTGGGAAAAGACAAACCTGGACGAGTAAGGGGCTTTGGTAGAGGGATTACAGCTAATAAGCTAGCATATCTGCAATTTAGAGACGCTAAGATTGCAGAAATGAAAAGTGAGATTGAAGAGTTAAAGGGGATGGTGCGAGAATTAGCTGAGAAGAAG AAAAGTAATGTTGATGCTGAAACATCTGAGAGTAGTGGTGGATTCAAAGAAGGAGTCAGAGTACAAATACTGGATTGGATTGAATCAGAGGATGTTGTTGTTGGTGAAGGAGAATTCTGCTCTGCTGAACCGAAGTACAAAATTGGTCGTATACCAATTGGTCCTAATGCAGTGGCTATCGTAGTTAAGTATGCACTAAGCGCATCAGCTTCACTCTGGAGGCCTACTACGGATGTGTTAACTCTTGATGAAGCTGTGGGATACAAGATATCTTGGCCAATGGATAAAGTGATTTTGGATAAGGATCCAAACTGTTCTGAAGATTTATCTAtg CAAAGCAAGGAAGGTGAATATCGAAGATGCAAGATATATGATTGGACCAATGATGAGGACGAGGTCATTGCTGAAGGTCTCGTGTGCTCTTCAAAATCCAAAGACATGGTTAACAACATACCTCTGGGTCCCAATGCTGTTAGTGTCGAAGTAGTGAAGGTGTTCAATGATCAAGCATATTTGTGGAGGCCAACCGCTGATATGTTCTTGATTGGTGATGCACTTAGCGAGAAAATAGCATGGCCAGTCCTAAAGGTTGAAGTCATGCCTACACCCGCTACAGAAGTAACACCAACTAAATGTGCAGGGAAGAAAATAGCATCACCTTCGAAGCCAGCCAAGAAAAAAGCAGTG AGTCCAGGCAGCACTAGTTCGACCAGAAGTCCGAAGCAGAAGTGCACTCTCTTGGATTGCAACAACTCTGGACGTAAGGTAGCTGAAGGAAGGGTAGCTTCAACGGATCCGAATGAGTTGTGCCACTTTGTACCCCTAGGTCCAAATGCAAGCAAGGTGTGGATTGATGTGGCTAAGATCGGTGATGCAAAAGTCTGGAGGCCAAATTCAGAGATTGAATACATATCTGATGCAATGGGTTCGGTTGTGGCATGGCCAAATGACAAAATCAAGTTTGTCTAA
- the LOC106373993 gene encoding uncharacterized protein LOC106373993 translates to MDKSWIWLPRNSHEYSEGATNFVNSSAKRLGSLSEMLCPCRDCRNLSHQSLDKIVEHLVIRGMDKKYKSSRWSIHGEKRDSAEDSVLQYETEAFDLFKTIFSMDEGGPNPTTDNEDDEAPEEIEFKKKLRDAQTPLYSDCLKHTKVSAIMGLYRFKVKSGVSENYFDQLLVLLEDLLPEDNVLPKSLAAIKKFLKIFGFGYDSIHACKNDCILYRKEYENLESCPRCKVSRWEMDKHSNELKVGIPAKVLRYFPIKDRFRRMFRSQRMAEDLRWHYTNATEDGTMRHPVDSISWAQVNAKWPDFAADPRNLRLGISTDGMNPFSMQSTNHSTWPVLLVNYNTPPTMCMKAENIMLTLLIPGPTAPGNNIDVYLAPLIDDLKDLWAEGIEVDYPALGTLSGCKVKGKQACNVCGKDTPARWLKFSRKPLEKEKKWKRLELEDDERLQEEECEESNELWRWKKRSIFFDLPYWKELPVRHNIDVMHVEKNVSDAILSLLMQSAKSKDGLKARKDLEDIGIRKHLHTEVRGKKTYLPPAAYWLSKREKTIFCQRLAKFRGPDGYCGNIANSVSVNPPNIGSLKSHDHHVLVQNLLPAALRGLLHRGPRIAINRLCSYFNRLCQRIIDPEKLISMETEFVETMCQLERFFPPALFDIMFHLPLHLSREARLGGPVHFRWMYPFERYMKTLKAFVKNYARPEACMAEAYLAGECVAFCLEFLKESVSVQEAVNRNEDVEADRMVVEGRPLQKGIEIHLDSKDSHSKEIRWLAFGPRNVALAHKGFIINGQRFHTDAVKLKTQNSGVTYEAFSMCRSSARDMRQVADMITYYGVIKEILVIDYHMFKVPLFRCNWANTANGVKEEDGFTLVNLHMNQAAYLKDPFILPSQAKQVFYSREDDASNWYVVMRAPPRGYHELETEEDLGGAPLPVQEVDDMGDDMDDDSVYVRDDCEGLLVVD, encoded by the exons ATGGATAAGTCGTGGATTTGGCTTCCAAG GAATAGCCACGAGTATTCAGAAGGAGCAACTAATTTTGTGAATTCGTCCGCAAAAAGATTGGGAAGTCTGTCTGAAATGCTATGCCCTTGTAGAGACTGCCGCAATCTGAGCCATCAGTCACTGGATAAAATTGTGGAGCATTTGGTGATTAGGGGTATGGATAAGAAGTATAAGAGTTCTCGTTGGAGTATTCATGGAGAAAAAAGAGATTCTGCAGAAGACagtgttcttcaatatgaaacAGAGGCGTTTGATTTGTTTAAGACAATATTCTCCATGGACGAAGGTGGTCCAAACCCGACAACTGACAACGAAGACGATGAAGCACCAGAGGAAATTGAGTTTAAGAAAAAGCTCAGAGACGCTCAAACGCCATTATACTCGGATTGTCTCAAGCACACAAAGGTTTCAGCTATCATGGGACTTTACAGATTCAAGGTTAAAAGTGGTGTGTCGGAGAACTACTTTGATCAGCTGTTGGTTTTACTTGAGGATTTGCTACCTGAAGACAATGTTCTTCCCAAGAGTTTAGCTGCAATCAAGAAATTTCTGAAGATCTTTGGGTTCGGCTACGACAGTATTCATGCTTGCAAGAATGATTGCATATTGTATAGGAAGGAGTATGAGAACCTAGAAAGCTGTCCAAGATGCAAAGTTTCAAGATGGGAAATGGATAAGCACAGTAATGAGTTAAAGGTGGGGATTCCGGCAAAGGTCCTTAGATATTTTCCAATCAAGGACAGGTTTAGGAGGATGTTTAGATCACAAAGGATGGCTGAAGATCTGCGTTGGCACTATACCAATGCCACTGAAGATGGTACAATGCGGCACCCTGTTGATTCTATCTCTTGGGCACAAGTGAATGCTAAATGGCCAGACTTTGCTGCTGATCCACGGAATCTTCGACTTGGGATTTCTACAGATGGGATGAACCCTTTCTCCATGCAAAGCACCAATCACAGCACATGGCCAGTGTTGTTAGTGAACTATAACACGCCTCCAACCATGTGTATGAAGGCTGAGAATATAATGCTGACTTTGTTGATCCCTGGTCCTACTGCTCCTGGTAACAACATTGATGTTTACCTAGCACCACTGATAGACGATCTAAAGGATTTGTGGGCTGAGGGTATTGAAGT TGACTATCCAGCCTTAGGAACACTGTCTGGATGTAAAGTAAAGGGGAAACAAGCCTGCAATGTATGTGGAAAGGATACACCTGCAAGGTGGCTTAAGTTTAGCCGCAA ACCTctagagaaggaaaaaaaatggaaaagactagagttggaagatgatgaGAGGTTACAAGAAGAAGAGTGTGAAGAATCAAATGAACTATGGCGGtggaagaagagatcaataTTCTTTGATCTACCTTACTGGAAG GAGTTGCCTGTTCGTCACAATATTGATGTTATGCACGTAGAAAAGAATGTGTCCGATGCTATATTGTCTCTGTTGATGCAAAGTGCGAAGTCAAAAGATGGGTTGAAAGCAAGAAAAGACTTAGAAGATATTGGAATCAGAAAGCACTTGCACACAGAGGTGAGGGGAAAGAAAACATACTTACCTCCTGCTGCCTACTGGTTATCGAAGAGAGAGAAGACCATTTTCTGCCAAAGGTTAGCTAAGTTTAGAGGCCCTGATGGTTATTGTGGTAATATTGCGAATAGTGTTTCAGTTAACCCTCCAAATATTGGTAGTTTAAAGTCGCATGATCATCATGTCTTAGTACAGAACTTGTTACCAGCTGCATTAAGAGGGTTGTTACATAGGGGTCCTAGGATAGCCATAAATAGATTATGCAGTTACTTCAACAGGTTGTGTCAGCGCATCATTGACCCAGAGAAACTTATATCCATGGAGACAGAGTTTGTGGAGACAATGTGTCAGCTGGAGCGCTTCTTCCCTCCAGCCCTTTTTGATATCATGTTTCACCTTCCACTACATTTATCAAGAGAGGCACGGTTGGGAGGACCAGTTCACTTCCGATGGATGTATCCCTTCGAAAG GTACATGAAAACACTAAAGGCTTTTGTTAAGAATTATGCAAGGCCAGAAGCATGTATGGCTGAGGCGTATTTAGCTGGAGAATGTGTTGCATTTTGTTTAGAGTTCCTTAAAGAATCAGTATCAGTTCAAGAAGCAGTTAATCGTAATGAAGATGTTGAGGCTGATAGAATGGTGGTTGAAGGCCGACCTCTGCAGAAGGGTATAGAG ATTCATTTAGACTCAAAAGATAGTCATTCTAAGGAGATAAGGTGGTTGGCATTTGGACCAAGAAATGTTGCTTTAGCACATAAAGGATTCATCATCAATGGCCAACGGTTTCATACTGATGCGGTCAAGCTGAAGACACAAAACAGTGGAGTAACTTATGAAGCCTTTAGCATGTGTAGATCAAGTGCAAGAGATATGAGACAGGTCGCGGATATGATTACATACTATGGAGTGATAAAGGAGATTTTGGTCATCGACTATCACATGTTCAAAGTGCCACTCTTTAGATGCAACTGGGCAAACACAGCGAATGGTGTGAAGGAAGAAGATGGCTTCACTCTTGTTAACCTTCATATGAACCAAGCAGCCTATTTGAAAGATCCATTCATTCTACCTTCTCAAGCGAAACAGGTTTTCTACTCTAGGGAGGATGATGCTTCAAATTGGTATGTTGTTATGAGAGCACCACCTAGAGGTTATCATGAGTTGGAAACAGAAGAGGATTTAGGTGGTGCTCCTTTACCtgtccaagaagttgatgatatgGGTGATGATATGGATGATGATAGTGTATATGTTAGGGATGATTGTGAAGGTTTATTAGTGGTAGATTGA